The Streptomyces sp. NBC_00286 nucleotide sequence TCTTACTTCGACATCACCGAAATGCCCGGAGTCGGAGACTGTTCGTCACCACGAACACGGAGGAGAACGCCATCGCGGCGCCCGCGATCATCGGATTCAGCAGCCCCGCCGCGGCCAGCGGCAACGCGGCCACGTTGTAGCCGAAGGCCCAGACGAGGTTTCCCTTGATCGTCGCGAGGGTTTTCCGCGACAGCCGGATCGCATCCGCGGCCACCCGCAGATCCCCGCGTACGAGCGTCAGATCGCCCGCCTCGATCGCCGCGTCAGTTCCGGTGCCCATGGCAAGGCCCAGATCGGCGACAGCGAGCGCGGCCGCGTCGTTGACGCCGTCGCCGACCATCGCGACCGCCCGGCCCTCCGCCTGGAGCCGCCGGATCACGTCGACCTTGTCCTGCGGCAGCACCTCGGCGAACACGTACGCCTCATCGATGCCGACCCGGCGCGCCACGGCCTCGGCGACGGTCCGGTTGTCCCCGGTCAGGAGCACGGGCGTCAGCCCCAGGGCGCGCAGCTCGCGGACCGCCTCGGCGCTGCTCTCCTTGATCGCGTCGGCGACGGTCACGACACCGCGTGCCACCCCGTCCCAGGCGACGGCCACGGCGGTACGCCCCTCTGCCTCGGCCCGCGTCTTCAGCGCGGCCAGCTCGTCGGGCAGCGCGATACCGGCCTCGTCGAGCAGCCGCGCCCGTCCGACCAGCACCTCGTGTCCGTCGACGGTTCCGCGTACGCCGAGGCCCGTGACGTTCTCGAAGCCTGTGACGGCCGGGAGGGGCCCTGTCTTCCCCCACTCTCGGCTTCGCTCGAGCGGGGGGACCCCCATCTCCGCGCCCGCCGCGACGGCCCGGGCGATCGGGTGCTCGGAGGCGTGCTCCAGGGCGCCTGCGAGCCGTAGTACCTGCTTCTCGTCGGTGTCGGCAGCGGCGTACACGTCCTGGAGGGTCATCCGGCCGGTGGTGACCGTGCCGGTCTTGTCCAGGACGACCGTGTCGACGCGGCGCGTGGACTCCAGGACCTCGGGGCCCTTGATCAGGATGCCGAGCTGGGCGCCGCGCCCGGTGCCGACCATCAGGGCGGTCGGGGTCGCGAGGCCGAGGGCGCACGGGCAGGCGATGATCAGCACTGCGACGGCGGCCGTGAAGGCGGCGGTCAGCTCGTCCGTCATGCCGAGCCAGACGCCGAAGGTGGCGACGGCGATCAGCAGCACGGCCGGGACGAACACGGCGGAGATCCGGTCGGCGAGGCGCTGCGCCTCGGCCTTCCCGTTCTGCGCGTCCTCGACGAGCTTCGCCATCCGCGCCAGTTGCGTGTCCGCGCCGATGCGGGTCGCCTCGACGACGAGCCTGCCGCCGGCGTTCACGGTCGCGCCCGTCACGGCGTCGCCGACGGTCACATCCACCGGCACCGACTCGCCGGTCAGCATCGAGGCGTCGACCGCCGAGGCGCCCTCGACGACGGTGCCGTCGGTGGCGACCTTCTCACCGGGCCGTACGACGAACTGGTCACCGACCCTGAGCTCGGCGACGGGAACGCGCACCTCGCGGCCATCGCGCAGTACGGAGACATCCTTGGCGCCCAGCTCCATGAGGGCCCTCAGGGCTGCGCCCGAGCGCCGCTTGGCGCGGGCCTCCAGATACCGCCCGAGGAGGATGAACGTGACGACTCCGGCGGCCACTTCGAGGTAGATCGCCGACGAGGCGTCCGCGCGTTCGACGGTGAGGTCGAAACCGTGCCGCATGCCCGGCATTCCCGCGTGGCCCCAGAACAGCGCCCACACCGACCAGCCGAAGGCGGCCAGCGTGCCGACGGAGACGAGCGTGTCCATGGTGGCCGCGCCGTGCCGGGCGTTCGTGAACGTCGCCCGGTGGAACGGGAGTCCGCCCCAGACGACGACGGGCGCGGCGAGCGTGAGCGACAGCCACTGCCAGTTGTCGAACTGGAGGGACGGGATCATGGAGAGGAGTACGACGGGGATGGCGAGCGCGGCGGAGACGGTCAGGCGCTCGCGGAGGGAGGCGAGTTCGAGGTCTTCGCGGGGTGCCTCCGGCTCGGGCTCGGGGGGTGCCGGCTCCTCCGCCGTGTAGCCGGTCTTCTCCACGGTGGCGATCAGATCGGCTACGCGTATGCCGTCGCCGTACGAGACCTTCGCGCGCTCCGTCGCGAAGTTCACCGTGGCAGTGACGCCGTCGATGCGGTTGAGCTTCTTCTCGACGCGGGCGGCGCAGGAGGCGCAGGTCATGCCGCCGATGGTGAGCTCGACGCTCTTGTCTGTGGCGGATGCCGCTGTGCTGGTCAAGGTTGACCCTCAGGCCGTGCCGACGAGCTCGAACCCGGCCTCGTCGATGGCGGCGCGAACCGCGTCCGCGTCGAGCGGGTTGTCGGACACGACGGTGACCTCGCCGGTCGAGGCCACGGCTTTCACCTCGCGGACGCCTGGGAGCGCGGAGAGCTCGCCTGCGACGGAGCCTTCGCAGTGGGCGCAGCTCATTCCGGTCACCTGGTAGGTGACGGTGACGGTGTGGGCGGTCATGTCGTTGCTCCTTGGTCAGGTGGTGCTGCTCGCTCCTACTGTACCCCTAGGGGGTATCACTCCAAAGTGCGGGTGCGTGGGTGGTTGCTCGCGCAGTTCCCCGCGGGGTGCCTCCGGCGGTTGGGCGGGTGGGTGCGTTGTCGGCTGCGGCGCCGTTGTGGCTGGTCGCGCAGTTCCCCGCGGGGTGCCTCCGGCGGTGGGGCGGCTGCGGCGCCGTCGTGGCTGGTCGCGCAGTTCCCCGCGCCCCTTGGGTGCGTGGTGGGTGCGGGGCCGCGGTCCGGTGCGTCAGCCCGTCGCCAACAGGGCATACGGCCCCGTGCTGACACAGGGCGTAGCTGTGCCCAGACCGAAGCTAAGCGACGGGCATAGGACGCACCGGCCCACGTCCCCTCCCACCGGCGGGAAGCCGCGGGTTTCGTCGTGGCTGGTGAGCATGGCGACTGCTGAGCTTTGTGGCTGACGGTTCGGGGGCGCCCCGATAGGGGCGCGGGGAACTGCGCGACCAGCCCCAACGCACCCGCAGCCGCGACACGCAGTGTCGCCCACCACCCCCTGGCGGGGGGCCTGGGGCGGAGCCCCAGTTTCGGGAAGGGGCGGGGCTGGGGGAAAGGAAACCCGGCGGCTCAGTCGCCCCGCCGCCCCCTGTTGCTCGGCCGCGAAGCCACCCACGCCCGAATGGTGTCCGCATACCAATACGGCTTGCCGGACTCCACATGATCCGGCGGCGGAAGCATCCCGTGCTTGCGGTAAGACCGCACGGTATCCGGCTGCACCTGAATATGCGCCGCAATGTCCTTGTACGACCAGAGTCTGCGGTCGGTCATCGGTAGCACCTCCCCGCACGCGCCACGAAGGCACGTGCTGGCGATCACATGGCTGTGACCGTCCAACGACACGGTGTGACCACAGGCCAGTGCCTGTCGCCCGGCCGTGACCCAAGACCTGCACCGCAGGGACATGTGTGACACAACGGCGGCATTTGTGACACACGTGACGTGATGCGACCTCCGGGACCTAGTCCGAATGTCCGGACAACCAATTGACAGGCATCACGGCGCGCCGCTAGACCTGGGGGCAGCCGAAGCGAAGGGAACCCGATGGACGAGTCCGCGGTGTCCGGTGCGCCGGAATCGGGTGCGCTGGAATCCGGTGCGCGGGAATCCGGTCCGTACGAACTGATCCCCATGGGCCGGATCGACGTGGAGCCCCAGCCCCCCATCGGCGAGCACTCCGTGGCCGACGGAGCCGCCTCCCTGGAGTGCTCCTCCGCCATGAACAACGGCACCCGCACCGCCCCAGCAGAGGCCACACCCCTCGAACTCCCGGCCAGGGAGGCCGCGTTCAGCGAAGTCGCCGACTTCGCGCACGCCCCTCCCCGCGCCCGGGTACAGATCGCCTCCGGCGTGGGAGGCCGCTTCGCCCTGGCAGGAGCGAAGTGCGAGCGCCGACTCCCCGCCCGCTACGGCCCCGCGCCGGAGGTTCTCGTCCGCCCCGCGAGCGAACGGATTCGGCCGCGGGCGCGTATTTCCCTCGCGTGAGGGCGGTTCCGATGTCCTCGCCGAGGTCCGCACCGGCGATGCCGTCCTCGTACGCGACGGATGGCTCGGCCCGTTCATCGCCCAGCCCGGTCACGCGAGGTACTACTGAAATGTGACGGCCGGCCCGGGTGAGGACAGGTGACAGGCAGGGGCGGAGCTGCTTCCACCCGGAACACGTAGAAAGCACAGAGGGCTTCCGATGACAGAGCCGAAGACGTCAACGGCGACGACAAGGCTGACGGTCGCGCAGGCGCTGGTGCGGTTCCTCGCCGCCCAGTACACGGAGCGGGACGGGGTGCGGCGCCGGCTGATCGGCGCCACCTGGGGCATCTTCGGGCACGGCAACGTCGCCGGGCTGGGGCAGGCGCTTCTCGAGTACGGCGACGCAATGCCGTACCACCAGGGACGTAACGAACAGGCCATGGTGCACGCGGCGGTCGGCTACGCGCGTCAGTCGCACCGCCTGTCCACCCACGCCGTCACGACGTCCATCGGCCCGGGCGCCACCAACCTCGTCACGGGCGCCGCCCTCGCCACGATCAACCATCTCCCCGTACTGCTGCTGCCCGGCGACATCTTCGCGACCCGCCCCGCCGACCCGGTCCTCCAGCAGCTCGAAGTCCCGTACGCGGGCGATGTGTCGGTGAACGACTGTCTGCGCCCGGTGTCGAAGTACTTCGACCGTGTCATGCGCCCCGAAGCTCTCATCCCGGCCGCCCTGCATGCGATGCGCGTGCTCACCGACCCGGTCGAGACGGGCGCCGTCACGCTCGCGCTGCCGCAGGACGTGCAGGCCGAGGCGTACGACTGGCCCGAGGAGTTCTTCGCCGAGCGCGTCTGGGCGGTCCGTCGTCCGGGCGCGGACCCGGAGGAACTGGCCGCCGCCGTCAGGGCCGTACGGGATGCCAGGCGCCCCTTGGTTATCGCTGGCGGCGGGGTGCACCACAGTGAGGCCGAGGACGCGCTGATGGAGTTCGCCGACGTCACGGGTATCCCGGTCGCCTCGACCCAGGCGGGCAAGGGCTCGCTGACCTGGGATCACCCGGCGGACGTCGGCGGGATCGGGCACACCGGCACCGCGACCGCCTGCGAACTGGCCCGCACCGCCGACCTGGTGATCGGCGTCGGCACCCGCTACACGGACTTCACGACCGCCTCCGGCACCCTCTTCGCCGACCCGGGCGTCCGTTTCCTGAACCTCAACATCGCGCCCTTCGACGGCCACAAGCTGGCCGGTCAGCCGCTGATCGCGGACGCCCGTACGGGCCTGGAGGCGCTCACCGAGGCGCTCGCCCTGCACGGCCACCGCGCCGAGCCCGCGTACGTGACTGACTACACGGACGACAAGGAGCGCTGGGAGCACCGGGTCGACGCGGCCTACGAGGCGGACGAACCGGACACCCGGCCCACCCAG carries:
- a CDS encoding heavy metal translocating P-type ATPase, which produces MTSTAASATDKSVELTIGGMTCASCAARVEKKLNRIDGVTATVNFATERAKVSYGDGIRVADLIATVEKTGYTAEEPAPPEPEPEAPREDLELASLRERLTVSAALAIPVVLLSMIPSLQFDNWQWLSLTLAAPVVVWGGLPFHRATFTNARHGAATMDTLVSVGTLAAFGWSVWALFWGHAGMPGMRHGFDLTVERADASSAIYLEVAAGVVTFILLGRYLEARAKRRSGAALRALMELGAKDVSVLRDGREVRVPVAELRVGDQFVVRPGEKVATDGTVVEGASAVDASMLTGESVPVDVTVGDAVTGATVNAGGRLVVEATRIGADTQLARMAKLVEDAQNGKAEAQRLADRISAVFVPAVLLIAVATFGVWLGMTDELTAAFTAAVAVLIIACPCALGLATPTALMVGTGRGAQLGILIKGPEVLESTRRVDTVVLDKTGTVTTGRMTLQDVYAAADTDEKQVLRLAGALEHASEHPIARAVAAGAEMGVPPLERSREWGKTGPLPAVTGFENVTGLGVRGTVDGHEVLVGRARLLDEAGIALPDELAALKTRAEAEGRTAVAVAWDGVARGVVTVADAIKESSAEAVRELRALGLTPVLLTGDNRTVAEAVARRVGIDEAYVFAEVLPQDKVDVIRRLQAEGRAVAMVGDGVNDAAALAVADLGLAMGTGTDAAIEAGDLTLVRGDLRVAADAIRLSRKTLATIKGNLVWAFGYNVAALPLAAAGLLNPMIAGAAMAFSSVFVVTNSLRLRAFR
- a CDS encoding heavy-metal-associated domain-containing protein, whose protein sequence is MTAHTVTVTYQVTGMSCAHCEGSVAGELSALPGVREVKAVASTGEVTVVSDNPLDADAVRAAIDEAGFELVGTA
- a CDS encoding helix-turn-helix transcriptional regulator produces the protein MTDRRLWSYKDIAAHIQVQPDTVRSYRKHGMLPPPDHVESGKPYWYADTIRAWVASRPSNRGRRGD
- the iolD gene encoding 3D-(3,5/4)-trihydroxycyclohexane-1,2-dione acylhydrolase (decyclizing) codes for the protein MTEPKTSTATTRLTVAQALVRFLAAQYTERDGVRRRLIGATWGIFGHGNVAGLGQALLEYGDAMPYHQGRNEQAMVHAAVGYARQSHRLSTHAVTTSIGPGATNLVTGAALATINHLPVLLLPGDIFATRPADPVLQQLEVPYAGDVSVNDCLRPVSKYFDRVMRPEALIPAALHAMRVLTDPVETGAVTLALPQDVQAEAYDWPEEFFAERVWAVRRPGADPEELAAAVRAVRDARRPLVIAGGGVHHSEAEDALMEFADVTGIPVASTQAGKGSLTWDHPADVGGIGHTGTATACELARTADLVIGVGTRYTDFTTASGTLFADPGVRFLNLNIAPFDGHKLAGQPLIADARTGLEALTEALALHGHRAEPAYVTDYTDDKERWEHRVDAAYEADEPDTRPTQPQVLGLLDELVTGDDILINAAGSLPGDLHKLWRTRSRDQYHVEYGYSCMGYEIPAAIGVRMAAPGRPVWALVGDGTYLMMPTEIVTAVQEGIAIKVVILQNHGYASIGGLSETVGAERFATAYRHRSEDGMFTGRPLPVDLAANAASLGMRVLRAKTVRDLRAALAEARAADTPVCVHVETETADTVTGAPPAQAWWDVPVAETATRSPAVKAREVYDRHAAARRRHL